Proteins encoded together in one Camelina sativa cultivar DH55 chromosome 9, Cs, whole genome shotgun sequence window:
- the LOC104715529 gene encoding uncharacterized protein LOC104715529 produces the protein MQIFPLAFGVVEVENDSGWLWFIKHLQQFVPDEEDLVFVSDRHPSIYSALGKVYPLAHHVACAVHLFRNVKHKFKCGGLASMVSKAARAYTVGDFEYWWKEIEDRKPACAVYLREIGLSHWTLSHFSGNRYNVMSSNISESLNAAMVRAVDYPIVLMVEFIKAMLMRWFWCRRTKARKTKTRCTPEMEEMLIDHLEASVDCAVSSASDWIYQVNDGIGCVFTVDLENKTCTCRRFDVLKIPCCHALAASQVGGVDKYTLVDENYFVGPWINKYKGIIMPVPNEKDTVVPETCTEVDVNPPNTKRGGGRPRKKKDTISGGRASRQAKRRKAEENP, from the exons ATGCAGATCTTCCCCCTCGCTTTTGGAGTGGTCGAAGTGGAGAATGATAGTGGTTGGTTATGGTTTATTAAACATTTACAACAGTTTGTTCCTGACGAAGAAGATTTGGTATTTGTATCAGACAGACATCCATCCATTTACTCTGCACTTGGCAAGGTTTATCCACTAGCCCACCATGTCGCATGTGCAGTCCACCTTTTTAGGAATGTGAAGCATAAATTTAAATGCGGTGGACTTGCTAGCATGGTTTCAAAAGCTGCAAGGGCATACACAGTAGGTGATTTCGAGTACTGGTGGAAAGAAATTGAGGACCGGAAGCCAGCTTGTGCCGTCTATCTTAGAGAAATTGGTTTGTCTCATTGGACTCTTTCTCACTTCTCTGGAAATCGGTACAATGTAATGAGTAGCAACATCTCTGAGTCCCTAAATGCAGCAATGGTTAGGGCGGTGGATTACCCTATTGTTTTGATGGTAGAATTCATAAAAGCTATGTTGATGAGGTGGTTTTGGTGTAGGAGGACAAAAGCACGTAAAACGAAGACAAGATGTACACCAGAAATGGAAGAAATGTTGATAGACCACTTAGAAGCGTCGGTGGATTGTGCTGTATCATCCGCCAGTGATTGGATATATCAAGTTAACGACGGAATCGGTTGTGTTTTTACAGTAGATCTGGAGAATAAAACATGTACCTGCAGGCGGTTTGACGTGCTCAAGATTCCTTGTTGTCACGCTTTGGCAGCCTCACAagttgggggagttgataagTACACTTTGgttgatgaaaattattttgtagGTCCGTGGATCAACAAGTACAAGGGTATAATTATGCCAGTCCCTAATGAGAAAGACACGGTTGTCCCAGAAACATGTACGGAGGTTGATGTGAATCCACCAAACACAAAAAGAGGTGGTGGAAGACCACGTAAAAAAAAGGATACCATCTCAGGGGGAAGGGCATCAC GGCAAGCAAAAAGGAGGAAAGCAGAAGAAAATCCGTAA